In Campylobacter massiliensis, the DNA window ACCGGTGTAGGTTGGAAGGAATTTAACTAGCATAGTTGTTAATAGCTTTCTTTATGTTTGTGAGGTAGCGGTCTTGATTGATATAGTTCACTATTTCCCCAATCTTTTATAAATTCGACGCAATACAGAGTTATTCTCGGCAATAATTATAAGACCCACTCTATCTAAACTCTCGCCGCTGTTTAGCTTGGCGGCCACTTGGTTTAGGTTGTTTCCTTGCTTGGATAGCTCGGTCAAAAGCTCCCTTTCGATAGGAAGTCTAATTCGCCTGGACAGCATTGAACTTAGGGCAAATTTTGAAAAGGTCATCCCTGTTTCTTTTAGCTTCTTTTCGATAGCCGACCATTCGTCGGGCGTAAGTCTAAGTCTTTTGAATATAGTTTTAGTGATTTTTCTTTTTTTGTGAAAATTCTGATTCATAAATATCTCCGCGTCTTGATAAAATGCATGATATATGTTTAAGGGCGATAGGTCAAGTTAAAGCTAGGATCGCAAATAAAAATTCTGAATATTTTGACAGCAATCGCATACAAACGTATTTATACATGTTAAATAGGTACGGGATCGGAAAAAGAAACAAACGGGCATTTAGCTACACACTACAAAAATGCTTTAAAAGCCCTATTTTACGCAATACAGAGCACTTTACGCTACGAGTTTGGTTAAATTTTACTTAATTTTGGTTTTTCCTTGAATTCCGTTATAAAACGTATAGAAAAACATATTTTTAGTTTATGGTATGCGCAGACAATAACGACAACAGATAACGTTGTTTTTTTAAACAAAAAAACAAAATAAAAAATTAACCGACAATCACTCCGAGCTCTTACGGAAATATGTCCGTAAGTTTAAATATTTATTGAAAACAGCCTACTCGGTTCGGCTGTTTTCAATAAATACACTCGGAGCAAAAGCGTGGGTCAAGGGGGCGGCAAACTCTCCTTGCGAGCCTCTACGTAAGCAAAAAACGGTAACGTTTTGTGGCCACGTAGAGTATGCTCGCCCTATTTGCCCTATTTGGTAGAAATAAAGAAAGAGCTATTACAAAAAGGAAAGAAAGCTTATCATAGACAATAATTAACAAATCAATCTTGCGACTTTATAAAAACGCCCAAAACAGTATAATGTGGCATGCAAATATAGTAAATATTATCATAACATCTAATAAATATTTATAGATACTACGTTTTAAAAAATTACTTAAAATAAAATCACCGTTTATGGGGCACTATTCGTATCTCTTCTTGCTTGAGCAACAGTTTTTACCGCTACCGCAGCCACAGTCTTTTTGTTTAAACTCTTTTGCATAAACAAAATACCCCGCACCGACTGCTAGCACGATCAAAATCACAGCTTCGTACCAAGCCATATTTTTCCTTTAAAGGGCAAGTTGTCGCGCTAAATTTACATCAAAATTTAACTGGAGACAACCCGCTGAAGTTTTATTTAGAGATATCTTTAGAATCAACGATTACTTCATGTCCCTCGCCCGCAAACATCCTAGCCTTATATTCGCCCTCGGGCTTTTTAAAAGTGTACATACTATCTTTGTCAAATTTGCCCTCGATAATAACCTTTCCGTTTTGTAAAACCTTAAATTCCACGCCGCTAGCGCTACTGCCGTCGCTAAATCCCGCCTCACACGTAACGCTACCATCGCCGTTATCTATGCAACTCATAAGCGCCGTATGCGCAAAAGCCGGTAGGCTCACAAGAGCAACTAAAGCCGATGAAAATAAAATCTTTTTCATTTTCTCTCCTTTTTAAAAAGTTAAATTTACCTATTTTCTTAAGCCACCGCTCCAGTTCAGGCGCTTTTGCGGCATAAATCCTAAAATGATTATAAAAAACAAAAGTATAAAATAATATATCCCCATAGCCGTTAGACCGCCTACGCCAAAGCTATTTGCGAGAGTGAAAA includes these proteins:
- a CDS encoding plasmid mobilization protein, encoding MNQNFHKKRKITKTIFKRLRLTPDEWSAIEKKLKETGMTFSKFALSSMLSRRIRLPIERELLTELSKQGNNLNQVAAKLNSGESLDRVGLIIIAENNSVLRRIYKRLGK
- a CDS encoding FeoB-associated Cys-rich membrane protein produces the protein MAWYEAVILIVLAVGAGYFVYAKEFKQKDCGCGSGKNCCSSKKRYE